In Acidobacteriota bacterium, the DNA window GCAATCGGTGGCGGCACGGCGTTGCTGAACAGGTACGGCCTCGCGCGCTGGCGACACAGTTCGACGATTTCCTTGCGCCCCGACACGCAGCCGCCGCTCGCCCCGCCCAGCGCCTTGCCGAGCGTGGTCGTCAGGATGTCGATCTTGCCCATCACGCCGAAGTGCTCGTGCACGCCGCGCCCGGTCTTGCCGATGAAGCCGCTGGCGTGGCTATCGTCGAGAAAAACCAGCGCGTGGTACTGCTCGGCCAACCGGCAGATCTGATCCATTGGCGCGAGATCGCCGTCCATGCTGAAGACGCCATCGGTGATGATGACCCGCACACGCTTGTCCTGGTGCTCCTGCAGTTTCTGCTCCAGGTGCGCCATGTCGCAGTGCTTGTAAGTGTCGTGCATCGCCTTGCAGAGGCGGATGCCATCGACGATGCTCGCGTGGACCAGGCGATCCGAGATCATCACGTCTTCGGGGCCGAGAATGGCCTCGAACACGCCGGCGTTGGCATCAAGACAACTGGCGAACAGGATCGTGTCCTCAGTGCCGAGGAATTCCGTCAGCTTGCTCTCCAGGATCCGGTGCACGTCCTGCGTGCCGCAGATGAAGCGGACGCTCGACATGCCGTAGCCGCGCTCGTCGAGCGCCCGGTGCGCCGCGGCGACCACATCCGGGTGGCTCGACAGCCCGAGATAGTTGTTCGCACAGAGATTGATGACCTCGCGCAGCTCTGCGCCGCGTGGAAACTCGACGCTGATGTGCGCGGACTGCGGAGAATGGATCGCGCGTTCTTCCTTGAACAGGCCCTTCTCGCGAATCCCCGCCAGTTCATTCTGGAAGGCATCCTTGACTGCCGCCGGGTACGCCATGTCAGGCTCCCTTCTTCGCCAGGTGCCTGTTCACCAGCGCGATGATGCTCGTGACCGTATCGAACGCCTCCGGCGACGCCTCGGCATCCGGGATGCTGATGATGAACTTCTTTTCGAGAAACCGCTTCAGGCTCACCATGCTGAAGCTGTCGACGATGCCGCCGGAGATCAGGGGCGTGTTCTCGTTGAGATCGACGTCGTCGGCCTCGTCTTCGTCGAGGTATTCATTCCTGATGTAGTCCAGAATCATCTCTTTCACGGTTGGCTCCCTTGATACGAGAGGCGCGGGGCGCGAGGCGTGAGGCGTGAGGGAAGAACTCTGTCCGACCCCTAGCGCCTATCGCCACTCGCCTAACGCCTGGTCCCTGCACTAGTCATCATCCATCGTGCTGATGTCGCCGATCGGTTGTCCGAGTTCCTTGGCCTTCAGCACGCGCCGCAGGATCTTGCCGCTGCGCGTCTTGGGCACCTTCTCCACAAACTCTATCTCTTGCGGCATCGCCAGCGGCGACAACTTCTTCCGCACGTAGTTCATGATGTCGAGTTCGAGATCCGCGTTGGCCGTGAATCCCGGCCGCAGCGCCACGAACGCCTTGACCACCTCCATGTTGACCGGGTCGGGTTTGCCGATGGCCGCCGACTCGGCGACCGCCGGATGCTCCAGCAGCGCGCTCTCGATTTCGAACGGTCCCACCAGGTGGCCGCCAGTGTTGATCACATCATCATCGCGGCCGCAAAACCAGAAGTAGCCGTCCTTGTCGAGGCTGGCCTGATCGCCGCAGATGTACCAGCCGTTTAGAAACTTGCTGTAGTACGTGGCCGTGTTGTTCCAGTACGTGCGCATCAGGCTCGGCCAGGGTGGCCGGATGGCAATCAGGCCGACGCGGCCGGGCTCGGTGATCGGTTCGCCCGTCTTGGGCTCGACCACCGCCGCCGTCAGCGCCGGGAACGGCCGGCCCATGCTCCCCGGCTTCACCGGCATGCCGGGCAGGTTGGTCACCACGATAGAGCCGGTTTCGGTCTGCCAGAACGTGTCGTGGAACCACAGCCCGAACGCCTCGTGGCCCCAGCGCACGGCCTCCGGGTTCAGCGGTTCGCCCACGCTGCACATGTGGCGGAGGCTGGTGAGGTTGCGGCGGCGGACCGGCTCGAATCCGTCCCTCATCAGCATGCGGATGGCGGTCGGCGCGGTGTACCACACGGTGATGTGGTGGCGTTCAATGGTGGCGTACCAGCGGTCGCTCGAGAACCCCGCGTCGAGCACGACCTGTGTGGCGCCCATCACCCATGGTCCGATGATGCCGTAGCTGGTACCCGTCACCCAGCCAGGGTCGGCGGTGCACCAGTAGATGTCGTCGTCTCTGACATCGAGCACGACCTTCGTTGTCAGATACTGCGCGAAGACGCTGCCATGCACGTGCATCGCACCCTTGGGCGCGCCCGTGGTGCCGCTCGTATAGTGCAGCACGCTTGGCGTCTCGGCGTACGTGGGCGCGATCGCGAACTCGTCGGCCCGATGGTCCATCATCCGGTAGTCGATCTCGCCGTCCCTGAGCTTGCGTCCGTCTTCGTCGTGATCGATGACGATGATGGCCTTCAAGTCGGGCAGGCGGTCCTTGGCTTTGCGGACTTTGCCGACGTGACGCTTCTGCGTGATGATCGCGGTGGCCTTGCTATCGAGCATCCGGGCGACGAGCGCGTCTTCGCCAAACGCGGAGAAGAGCGGCTCGACGACGGCACCCGTCTTGAGGACACCGAGAAACCCGATGTAGAGCTCGGGAATCTTGTCGAGAAACAGGCAGACGCGGTCGAGTTGACGAATCGACACGGTACCGCGCAGGAACTGGGCCCACCCGTTGCTCAACTGCTGCAGGTCACGGAACGTGAAGCGCCGGAGCGTTCCGTCGTGACCCTCGTGAATCAACGCCAGTTTTTCGCCGCGGCCGGCTTCGACATGACGATCGACGCACAGGTACCCGATGTTCACCTTGCCGCCCTCGGCGTAGCCGAGTTCTTTGCGGGCGACATCCCACGTCGTCTCGCGACGTAATTGCTCGTAATCAACGGCCATCAGAATTTCTCCTTGGCACGCCAAAGCCCTTCGACAAGCTCAGGGCGAAGGCGGCCGTGTGCAGGCGTAGGGCGTCGGCCGACGCCCGCTGACCACCACCAACGCCACCACCTGCGCTCGCGTACTGGCCAGCGACAAATGTATCTCATCAACACCAAGTCTGTGCGCCACCTCTGCTGTCTCGCCGCCGAGCGTGATTGTGTATCTGCCTTCCTCGCGGCCGACCTCGAGGTCGTGCCACGACATGGATCCCACTTTGCCCGTACCAAGGGCCTTGAAGCAGGCTTCCTTCGCAGCAAACCCTGCGGCATATCCCATCACGGGTCGCCGAAGCGCCTGGCTGTGGGCCATCTCGGATGGCGTCAACACGTCGTCGAAGCTGTCGCCGTCGCGTCGCACACGCTCGCGCTCGAATCGGGCGACCTCAACGAGGTCGATGCCACAGCCGAGAATCATGGGAATTCCGTCGCGTCTCGCAGTCGTTCGGGGGGACTGACCGGTCGGGGGAAACACGGAGGAAGAACGCGCAAAGTGTACCACAGAAAAACGGAGGATAATACGCTCACGATGGCCGAGGAGTTTGAACAACTCTCGCTCCACAGCGATATCGAGATCGCCCGCGACGTCCGGTTCGCCGACGACCTGACGGTGTTGCTCGCGAGAAGGCCGTGACGCGTCGCGTCGTTCTACTACTCGTCGTGTGTCTCACGGTCGTCCAGGCCGCCGGAGCCGCCGCGCAGAAAACCGCGTCGGCCCAGGATGGCGTCACGTTGCTTCTGCTCAAGCTCGAAAAGATCATCACGGCTAGCCAGCCCGACGCGTATTTTGATCTGCTCTCGGCCCGAGCCAGCCCCGATCGGGCCGCACAGGCGGCGCAATTTCTGATCGGCCCGGGCATTGGGCGCGCCGTCGTTCGCGAGCGGGACCGAGCGCCGCTCGATGGCACCCTGCCGGGCGACGGCTACCGCCTCATGCTCGAGATCTTCACCGAGCGCGGGATTCGCGCGCGCATCAC includes these proteins:
- a CDS encoding acyl carrier protein translates to MKEMILDYIRNEYLDEDEADDVDLNENTPLISGGIVDSFSMVSLKRFLEKKFIISIPDAEASPEAFDTVTSIIALVNRHLAKKGA
- the kbl gene encoding glycine C-acetyltransferase; the protein is MAYPAAVKDAFQNELAGIREKGLFKEERAIHSPQSAHISVEFPRGAELREVINLCANNYLGLSSHPDVVAAAHRALDERGYGMSSVRFICGTQDVHRILESKLTEFLGTEDTILFASCLDANAGVFEAILGPEDVMISDRLVHASIVDGIRLCKAMHDTYKHCDMAHLEQKLQEHQDKRVRVIITDGVFSMDGDLAPMDQICRLAEQYHALVFLDDSHASGFIGKTGRGVHEHFGVMGKIDILTTTLGKALGGASGGCVSGRKEIVELCRQRARPYLFSNAVPPPIAASTIKVLELLSASTERRDTLEQNAIFWRKGLKEAGFVIKDGDSPIVPVMLFNAKLAQDVARDLYYEGIYVVGFFFPVVPAGQARIRTQLSADHDIPMLACALESFKKVGAKHGILGLDKKGIIEKFGS
- the acpS gene encoding holo-ACP synthase; translation: MILGCGIDLVEVARFERERVRRDGDSFDDVLTPSEMAHSQALRRPVMGYAAGFAAKEACFKALGTGKVGSMSWHDLEVGREEGRYTITLGGETAEVAHRLGVDEIHLSLASTRAQVVALVVVSGRRPTPYACTRPPSP
- the acsA gene encoding acetate--CoA ligase, which encodes MAVDYEQLRRETTWDVARKELGYAEGGKVNIGYLCVDRHVEAGRGEKLALIHEGHDGTLRRFTFRDLQQLSNGWAQFLRGTVSIRQLDRVCLFLDKIPELYIGFLGVLKTGAVVEPLFSAFGEDALVARMLDSKATAIITQKRHVGKVRKAKDRLPDLKAIIVIDHDEDGRKLRDGEIDYRMMDHRADEFAIAPTYAETPSVLHYTSGTTGAPKGAMHVHGSVFAQYLTTKVVLDVRDDDIYWCTADPGWVTGTSYGIIGPWVMGATQVVLDAGFSSDRWYATIERHHITVWYTAPTAIRMLMRDGFEPVRRRNLTSLRHMCSVGEPLNPEAVRWGHEAFGLWFHDTFWQTETGSIVVTNLPGMPVKPGSMGRPFPALTAAVVEPKTGEPITEPGRVGLIAIRPPWPSLMRTYWNNTATYYSKFLNGWYICGDQASLDKDGYFWFCGRDDDVINTGGHLVGPFEIESALLEHPAVAESAAIGKPDPVNMEVVKAFVALRPGFTANADLELDIMNYVRKKLSPLAMPQEIEFVEKVPKTRSGKILRRVLKAKELGQPIGDISTMDDD